aattttttattttcgattattattaaacaaaagtttaatgtcATTCAATTGGAATTTCATTTGTTCGAATCGGATCTAACAAGTTATCAGAAagaaatgttaacaaataacTAAAAGAACATTATCAATAAATAGACTATTacttattaaaatgattaataacatTATAGACTTTTGTATaatgaaaactgtttttaatgttgaagacaaaaaataattgaattttcataaatttttattattataccatgtatatgaaatatatcaaggtatactaagttaagctccaagttttaattctatttatatgaaatatatcaaggtatactatgtttagtcccaagtttgtaacgctcaaaaatattgatgctatgaacaaaattttggtataggtgttcataaaatcacctaattagttcatttccggttgtctgtctggcTGGCTGTCTGTCTgcatgtctgtctgtccgtctgaaaacacgataactcaaaaacgaacaaaCATTATAGTAGTagttgggtcatgggtccgtaggacccttcatgtaaactgttagagatagaataaaattttaaatttaagaaatgcctcttataaaaaaataaacaacttttgtttgaaacattttttcgaaaacatcattgtttactcgtgagggcgccaattaggtttgaacattttgtaatatgtattatatgggaatatcagtcatgtttGTGTGTCATGTATGTATGGCTGGATATCTCACTTTACTTACAtaacgtgaaaaaacaaacgattccgtaatcaacactgtctatacatggtattccaacaatttactcagtcaattgtttgtttgaacTAGTTTTCAAGTCAAAATATTAACTAAGATAAATGCAATGACTAAGATAAATGTTATAGACGCTATTCttaagtatttgttttataacaaacctcaaaactaaattttgaaaattcaaattaaataatcttttatctTCTGCATTAAAAACCGCTTTCATTGTGTAAAAGGCAAAGTTGTTAaacagtttaaataatattttatcgataattttttttttgatatttgtaaaCACTTTTATATGATGACATGTATCATTCAACTCGGTAACACTAAacgtaaatcatatttttatgtttgaatttgatttaaatttcatcttaatgtaattttttgttttcaagataCGAGCTTTTTTTCTTAAGCATAcgtacaaaaacaaatacaagTATTTGATCGCGTTTTTCTCGATAGAATTTTAATCTCATTAATTaggcaatattttaaatatttaatttcaatatttaggcAACTATCAGTAGGTTGGAttggaaatatttcaatcaatgTTTTTCTGAGCAGAAAAGAAAGCCTTAAACTTTTATGCTTTGCtcattctaaataaatttatcaagtaATAGGTatggaaaattaaatacaataaacatatttttgataaatattaacgTTCTTGTGAATTGAGAGTCGTAGACTTACTAAATACAGccaattcaatttcaatttgaatgtcTTAAGCAAACGctccaaaaattagttttatttttcaataataattttgtactaATTATGAAACCACATTGTCATTCTAtattaatggaaaataattcattattgagcatcattttaaaactaatttcttACACCAAGGTTTACAAATGCCGGAAATGAAATTTGTGTGCTCAGACGACATAATTTTCTACGCAAAAGTATTGTCGCTTATAaacactttaattaaaaattaaaatagccaATTCataattaagaaaacaaaaaacgttaggAATGGGTACTTAATAGGAAAAGATTGGCAATTACATTAAGATTTCAAATTCTGATAACTGAATATTCATTTATGTTTTAGGGCAGTACGTATCGGCGTATAAAaccaaaaacattttcttttcgtCTTTTTAGAagtatattgtaattaaaacataatCAGATCTTCATCACTTTTGCAAGAAACGGGGTGTGCTGCAACAGCTTTTATTGAGTATCTTTCTTTATAAAGGTCAATGTTTCTTTATTAATGCCGTTGTAATTGAGCCGTTTAAAAGGTACAAAAGGACTTCAcataaactatatttaaaaaaaattatattttgcttGCCGATTTTGtgtgaatgaaaaattttacttcaattaTACGAAACACGGATCCTCATCCTAAAATTGGTCGTGGGAAAATTAACTCTATTTTAAAAGAACAACATAGGCTTTTGTACACTTTAACTTTCCTCTTAAAAGTCAGAAGAAACATTTtggtacaaaatttttcgaaatcgtGTGCCAATACATTGTGAATTATTTGCAAAttgtgtatttaataaatagtctATATTAATAGTTTCTAAAGTTTGAGATGTAATTACCAATGTTTACTTAtgactttatttaatttgtctTCTAAATGTAGGTCGAATAATCATAGTTGTAAAAGAAGAAGTTATACGATGTATGGTTCGTAAAATTCGTTTGCTATACGCTATTCATGAGAATAAAGCGATTTAGTTAAAATGGTTGAAGTATTTAATGGTTTTCAGAATGTTTTATAATTGCGTTCGATCAACGCACACAAAATCTGCACGTTTGGGCAATCACTTCAAATTTGGccatcaattttctttattgagGCTGATATGAAATGATGGCGTAACTCTTAATCTTCCTCAACGTTATTGGGGGGGAGGGAGAACATATAGAATGATATTAAAGGTCTCTcattaagttttcaaaatacCTGCGGAAATCAGACGGGGCTCTTTGACAATatgagttaataaaataatatatgtatcatAATTTCATACCTCGCTCATGTATTGGCTCCCCTAATCGTGCTGTCAGCTGCACACTCGTTGATCGATGATAATCAAGTGATTGAATATGTGCTGTACATGTAAtctctaaattatttttcccaTAAATATGATAACTTGAATCGTTCGAAGTGTATATGCCATTATTAGTATTCAAATGATGATTATTCACTAACGCAGCAAAATGCATTGGTATTAATTGTAAACTTAATGTTGCTGTAGTCCATTGTTGACCACTATAAACTGTAAATAACAAACTTAATTAACttgtatattaaattatcaaagataataattaataaataataaccaggagcattttaaatataatttgaaattcgGCCCAATGCCTAgatcaattttattgtattataaatacgtatttcaactataaaatagttttaaaaattaaaattttgtttaaaattttgaaaactttgaaaattattggCGTAGGTCTATGGACTGTTAGCTattcctaatttttttactgGTAGATATGTTGTTTGTCTctagtttagtaaaaaaaaaagctgtgCTAGATATGAAAAGAGTATACTCTAGTGAATATCGAACtcataaaatttggtatataaCATTTGGTTTTATACTTCATAAGTTAGCTGTGTACAGTTCTATCATAATTGACATcttgtttattatcaaaattggtttattaaCCCTTTGAACGCCGGACTTAGAACATAGTTGAATATGACTGCCAAACTTTGACATATGGTTTGTAGACCAGtcgaaactaaaaatttatttgtcataaACGATTATATGTTACGAGAGCTGGCACGTTttgagagtttattttaagacggATGTATTTGGGATTTTTCGTTctttattgtatgtatataactTAGTAGGGATGGAGTAcgttttgaagtttttaaaattacagctccccaaaaatgatttgaatacgttttttgaaattattaattgtatatgGTACGCTTTTAACAACGGTACAATTATTTGACaatttatttctcaaaaggCATAAAAAATGGTCTTAAATATgcatttaaaatcaataattttcgtaGGTTTTACCATGAATGCACATACTTCATGCCTATCTAATTTCAGTAAGAAAACTTTGTAATATGAACATCTAAGccgtcttaaaattaaatttttcgttacTTTTATTGCTCTAAATAAggaattatgttaatttatctactaaaacttattatttatgcaatttcgtatcttattttcacaatttctaatgcaacaagtttaattaattgttatttttcaataattttaattcgacATTTTGCTATACAATATACATGTAAAAACTGAagattagtcataacagccaccTTTAACGCtaaaattatccactggaagcgctagcgtcgatttgattgtccctaccatgattaCGCAACCACCGgataagttgaaaattttcaatattttaaaaccatttttaaattaactaaaaaaatactttgcAAAAACACAAGTGTCGATATATCGGCAAACGGTTGTATTCGTATTTACCGTGAAAGTCGATATATCGGCATTTGGCGCGATAAGGTTTAATTGCAAAACTTAATGTGGTTGTAGTCCATTGTTGTCCACTATGAACTGTAAATACCATAtcatttatttgtattcaataagaaattatgtaaattataataaataatgtaaatggAATTGATATATCCCAATATGATTATTACCATTATCCCGTACTGCTTCATTTGTATTACTACTACTGCTTCTGCTTATGGTGCTTATGACTCCTGTTATTAATGGACTTTCAGCATCATGGCGTTCAATGGTCGTTACGCCCACCTGATTGTAAATAAAACTTGgtttaaattgtttagtatTGTTGTGTATTGTATTTTAGTATTCGAAAATGTtctttgttatataaatataaagatgTATACATCTTTTTTGTATTTAGTGATTGCTTTTTTGTCTTGGGTTTAGAGGTTCCGTAAATCTAACAAAAGCAAACTTGTGATTGATATGATCTTAGACGGCCAGGctaataactttctgattaagtTTAATGATTCTATTTATTCTAAGATAATTGCATCAtctctgtaaaataaatatttaacttgaGGAAGTGAACAAATGAATGATAGATTTTCTACCTAGTCTGGTTATAAAtactaattcttttaataaacaGAACGATTGAGTGCATGCTCGGTTATACAGAGAAGTGTTAAAAAACCCATTCAGAGGGTCAAATTAGGTCATCATCCCTCATATGTAATGGTTTTGCAATGATTGTGATTGGTGTTACCGATCTTCATTCATCGGTGAAAGGAGTCGAGAATTAAAAGAAGTTTTTGGAAGCATCTTAACTGATGTTCGCCAACAAACGGTACACATTCcaacaacattttttctaatTCCCAAATAGAAAACTGAAGGGGGGGGGattgaaactttattttactAACGGATAATCAGTCAATTGATCAATATAGACAGACATCAACTTGTTGGATTGTAAAATATGCTTTTAAAGTGATCGAACTGCTCTACTTGACACCGAAAAATTGATTCATCCAATATTCTAGAGAGGGAAATGCGAAGGGCGGTAATTTCGAAAGATCTCTTCTATGATTTGTACTcatcatttaaaatcaaatttttcttgtCTTAGTATTTATGACTTGgttcttaattaattaagaaaatcaaatttttatgttcactTCTTCCTCCTATGCTACGTTCTAATCACACTTCCCCAGTAACAGTACAGAACCccagtaataaattaaaacttcaaaTACCTAATAATTGCATACATTACAAACACATACATTCACACacatacattttttggaaatggCACATTGCATACGTctcaaaatgcaaaaatactataaagtttttttatttaattttttgtgccgcataaaataacttataaaaattatacaaaagagcTTAAGTTGCGTTAGGTTGCAGAAGAAATTCTTATTGGCTATCCAGGTCGGACACACTTAAAAGATGTCAATTCCAAATcgttgtcaaaaaattattaatccaaATATGTCAATCTTCTCAAAGCAACAGGGATAGATGCTCTGTTAAAGTAATCCGGCCGTCACTTGattagtcaactaggcaatttgtatgacgtaaatgtaataaaatgctctaaaactatcgtaaaagcttgaaaaaccaaagtttttttatgtatttctttttttaaagcaccgttttttttttgtgtataaacagaatctgtgataaattttcttcatgataaaaacttttttgaagctcaattactgatttatacacaatttttaaaaatcacaatttctaaatgaaataattcaaaattttgctccACAAGAGGCCCCAAaattgtgtttattgtgatcaagagACTTTGAACAATCATCTACCGCAAAAAAAGAACATTCACGGTACTTACTCAAACAACCGAACTACCTTAAGCTTTATTCAGATTGGTCTAATAGCCGTTAccatttaatatttgataaccATTTTCGtggtgaaaataataattttctatcaaaatgattttagttaaaaaaactacTACTATATCATTTGTCCGTTCTTATACAAAAGAgctttatattcaataaaaaaaaaaaacaacaacgataatccttttatatactttttctattgttatatttttgtacaaatgtaATGTGCGTTACGTTCgttacttataaataatatatgacttttGAATAATATTGTTGCAGTATTGTACGGAACCCTTACATAATATATGGAGATTAAAGCTTTACCGATTTGATTTTGTGTTGTTTTAATACTTGTTTAGTTTGTTTGGtcttttgttgttgtttgtctAAAAGAGaggaaaactttttgttttctcATGatctgataataatttacagggTTATTCAACTCATTCTCAATCATTCTattcttttgttattttcacaAATGGATTTAGAAAcaaagaaattgaaatattgtatAGATTATATAAATGATAGTTGATAATCAATCaattgctttttttgttttgtttttgtcttggttttaaaattgtacttgtctgaaaaattgtaaaaagtatGTAAGAAATACAAAccgtattatataatttatcaaaacaataaaataatatatacagagtgtttcaaaatttcatctattacatgaaatgaattatttgtatTCGCTCCAGTGCAAAATTTCTAGTTCGTAATTAcgatattaagaaaaaatttacacacATACATTGAGGTGCTTCGAATCATTGTTGATACTTTATATTGAGCGCCTCCAGCATTTATAAATAATCCTGTATGAGTGACTCCTACAAAATTATTGTCTCCTTTACAGTACAATAAAAGCAAGATGCTCCTTAATATGCATTGTCATCCAGAcgtaaaatttcaactcaatcgatTGAGGACAACTGTTTCAAAATGGAGTTACAATGTGTATCAAAATTGGCGGAAGCGATGGGTCAATCAAAACGTGCATTGTCATTCAAACTAAacgtgtatgcaaaatttcagcgcAATCGGTTGTGCATaattgcttcaaaattgagttgcaaaaTTCCACCCAAGCAAACATAGTTACATGTGTTGCAAGTTAAATATAGATGCTTGTAAAAAAATCCTCTTGGTAGTCATGGAGCGAGTACATCTTTCATGTACAAAACTAAACTTTACTTACTAGCAAACATTTTcggatttgtttttttcaaacatgTTGTAATAAATAAGAACGGGGGATATcttattgtatataatttatcaggaaaatcttatatatagtactagctgttacccgcccgctttgctgggcaacatccccacttgcacccctccctccacatttccttgcgttggataacagttttgtaatgtacacgtcatgctcttttatttgataccccacttaggtatatttgtaaatattcgatatttccttcccactttctcgctacacctttctaccctccgaaggttaaaaaaatttctaaatgtaatttaaaacattctgactaagttttgaactattaaaagccataattgaaaaatatgaattttttattcatgaacacccccgcaaccccccttgtgggtggaatttcgtaaaatccgttcttagctgacctctacttggcaaaaggaatattcctcccaaatttcaagtctctaggtcttatagttccagagatatcgtgatgagtgactatctatctatctatctatctatatctatagaaagtctcctatatatttatagattagaAGAACTCTTAGTATTTAAGGCTAAATTTAATCTAATATCTACTGCACCTCGTAGGcaagtatatttaattttttattttaaggcatGGCGAAGGAGTCTACTCAATAAATATACTCAAAATTataatcgaaatattttcaaacaatccaaccaataatcaattattattacgagAAATCGAGCCGCTGGATTGCAAGTATTATAAGCATCTAGAAAATTTCTgcattatattgattttatattttatttaaaggaaaAAGCTGacgaattttattgataattacgTATTATTTGTGAACTACTAAAAAATAGTGTTGGTTGGATTTTTTTAggctttgattttttatacatagctgtgtaataaaaaataatgctttttaatttaaagtaagctgaatcaaaatatttatataaaaagaactCAATATCGATATTTTCAGTAGATTTCAAGAAAAGCGATTATATACAAAAGCAATAACatcattttataacattaacataatcatcatcttaatttgaataattaatataagtGTTGCCTTTGAATGCCTGCTTATTAGTTGTAAAAACTCATCAGTTAAAGCTATTTcaaatttcgtttttattaggttaggttcggttaggttaggctaggttatattggctgtccacgaaggacacacttgggctatagagcccattgtgataccatatatgtgttttaccatctttccgctgataattttatttatcagattCTCAATTTCAGCGGCTGAGTGCtatttcatgcatataccatgcactacatcagcccatcacaactattaattaaattaattttgttgcgacggtggaaatcgaacccgctaccccaAGCATACtgtggacggaattggttacgccttaaccaactgagctaatagggcgactagtTTTAATTAGAATCATACATTCATTCgacaatttaaatgatttaaggaTTTTAGCCATACAGATTTTAGACAGAGAAGAAgtctatatcaaaaattaaaattattaaaaagtttattcaaaacatgagtcaaaaatatactaaataaaacGACTGTAGGGTATAAATTCATGTTTTGATATCTTAGGATGTtatgttttaaatgtaatgtaaGAACGGAAGAAATATAAACACATAGTGATGTGAGTATAAGGAAATTcagaatacaataataaaaaaaaagaaataacgatatttgtttttctattatgTTCTGAATATCTATCCTTTATCATTTTCCTATATCACCAAGCTTATATTTCctacttaaaaatacaattatattgaaaaattagtgACTTTACATCTTGAAATTATATACAGTGTCGTCCAGAAAAAAgggataacttttttttaatacttatccaaatgatatacaaatgattaaaaatttatatttaaaagctAATTGGGTTAATTGTTTACACTATTAATGTTACAAGTTACCCCCCGTTTCAATTAGCtccatttttctctattttgaAGAATCAGCTTTAAGTTTTTACATGCTTGAAATACTTGCAAGTTGTAggaaataaagtttattgtaatttatcatCGGCTCGTTTTTCTATAAGTTTAATATATGCATTCAGAAATTTACATTCAatgttttactataaaatattgaatttttgaagtaaaaacttCTTTTGACACGTTGAGCACTTTCTGAGTGAGCAAAAATGATGGAACTCGCCTCATcgtgtgtttgtaattgaactgcTTCCAAACGGATGGACGACTTttgtgaaattttgtgtgtgttgcAAGTGGATGTGAGGATgatttagattcacaatttagTCCACTACAAAATGCTTTTGAGGGTTTcgcacacaaaaattaaaacccatgaagtaaatggtggaaacgcatgtaaataatatattatattacatcttactattagaatgcatttatttgcgctctcatcatatttatctagaattgtgaacagctgtttgaatagtattgaagtattatttattatcattcaggtattgtgaataggtatttattatagCTATATGCGACCGATGCGAGCTCCACTTCTATAGGCTTCAGCCTGCTCGAagatttcaaagttttaagttttcacttctgctgACAGTCCCCAcgactgactatctttttttttattttatctgacataaatttcttattattaaacttAGCGGAAGAATGTTTCGAAGATAATTATAGTAAACTTTCCTATTTTCTACAGCTTTGTTTATTCTTAAAATGTACGTTCTCCTTATATTAGTCGAGAAATTCTTAAATTGAAAACGATAAGAAGCCAAAGAACTTTTTGCATTAGAATATCCCCCTTGTCATGTGATACTGTTTATATCGTATACCACGAAGTGAGATATTTGGAGAGCGATTGAGTATATTGCAATAGGCATATGATTAGGACTTCCAAACACATTTGGCCTTACAGAAATTCAAATAGAATTGCCCTTATATTTTCgcacaatatatattat
This genomic interval from Chrysoperla carnea chromosome 1, inChrCarn1.1, whole genome shotgun sequence contains the following:
- the LOC123305568 gene encoding uncharacterized protein LOC123305568; this encodes MVFTVHSGQQWTTTTLSFAIKPYRAKCRYIDFHVYSGQQWTTATLSLQLIPMHFAALVNNHHLNTNNGIYTSNDSSYHIYGKNNLEITCTAHIQSLDYHRSTSVQLTARLGEPIHERVMSPNGRSCSLITTKMKYEILILSSLHILVTLLSNNNIMKFNFII